The following is a genomic window from Dioscorea cayenensis subsp. rotundata cultivar TDr96_F1 chromosome 10, TDr96_F1_v2_PseudoChromosome.rev07_lg8_w22 25.fasta, whole genome shotgun sequence.
gttgtgtacatatatatgtattaccCTTCAAGAGTTAAGTAGTAATGTTTTAGCAGTTTAATTATCTTCTTGTTGCACTGTGTTGTTTGGGTTAGGAGGTACAATATTTTAATCGAGGTCTTATTTTatccaataatatttatttcttgatACTTTATAGGAATAGGTTCATATTAGTTCTGTATCTTTTCCCCTAACAGAGTGTCCAGTATGTTATGCTTGAAATCCAAGAATCCTAAATAACTTGTAAAGTTAGGGATTACTTGAACTGAACCCGATTTTATGTCTATAGGTTCTTTTGTGAGAGTTGAGTGGGGAgtcaattttgatttttttagaaatttagcGAATATCAAGTAAAAGTagccacatataaattatactatgtatataGATCTTTTGaaggctaatttattaaaatattgctttttttttaattatttccttAAATGCGCATTTCGTAATTATTTACGAAATGCGcatttctatattattattatttttaaacagcTGGTCccactctaatttttttaatatttaaatttaatttttttaaaaaagcagGAGGGGCccgttattttttaatattaagtttttttattttttaaaaagctgCGGGTCccgatagtttttaaattaaaaagcaatttacattcaaacccttataattttcattaatttttcttataatttattttttctcacttctactatgttatttttactttcactaattataACCGGCTGTtaacaatttatataaataatttttcgaATGTCATAATTTACTTTCGTAATGAAGGTCATAATCGTCGAAATTGTTCGAATGTCGTTGGTCCAAGTAGTATGCCATaatgtttattgaattattttataatatatgtaattgttttagttcattcaaaatatcaagtgagtttggtttagttatgggagtaatttttacatgtgaattttttaaaaatatttaaaattttattatattgaaaaaatattaaaattatttatataaattattaacagccggttataattagtgaaagtaaaaataacatagtagaagtgagaaaaaataaattataagaaaaattaatgaaaattataagggtttgaatgtaaattgtttttaatttaaaaactatcggGACCcgcagtttttaaaaaaataaaaacttaatattaaaaaaataacgggcccctctgtttttttaaaaaattaaatttaaatattaaaaaattagagtggGACCggctgtttaaaaaataataataaaaaaatataaaatgcgcatttcggtaaataattacggaaatgcgcatttaagaaaataattaaaaaaaagtaatattttaataaattagtctCTTTTGAAATTagcaaaatttatgaaattaagtgttttatttatttattttggataattagatttctgtttatggttttaattatacttatttaattaatagtattttcggaattatttttaatttatttaaaacttcAGATTAATGATATTCTTTAAAATCTGAAATCTCTAAACGTGTACTCAAATCTTGaatattttaagttttgaattttcagataattcattttaaatccTGATTATTTGACTTCTGAAATTTCACATAAtgtatttgatttatgattatttaaaatttttttgaataaagttatttttaaattaaaagttcTGGAAACTATTTAAATGttagtttatttaaattctgaatttttatatattttatttaaattttgattaccAGCAATCTTataaattctgattttttttttaactttgaattTTCAGATATTCTATCAATTTCTGATTAATTGCATTCTGTgtcttatttgaaatttttatatagttaGTTTCctgattaatgatatttttgaaCTATcgattaaagttaaataattgattattttgatattatgaaAATGTAATCACACAATTGTTAAAAATGTTGCTTGGCGAATTACTTTGTATTTTGCTCAATCTTAATTCTGATAGCTTGTTGTTTTGTGAACAaaaagtattttgacatagaaactagtccccaattaactatgcaataaccctgtcagtaggggttaaacactgaccgtgtcgacacgtattttgttctaaaaattatagtttCCCCACCCTTGCCGTCGGTAAAGAATATCGacctttgataattttggctcggggtcaccgagggtaaatatatgaattctgtgATTTTGTTTTACCAATAGTTGTTTTGAGGACCAATATGCTtaaatttttgacatctatgtttacgcgaaatatttttttttttattttgcaatttgataaattatgattttgtataagtgatccctatatttttagtgggtgttttttgggctgtcaagctcatacattttgttgatattttttttcagatcaggaatAGAGGTCAGTGACAGATAGCTTAGCAGGGATCGTTGGGCTATCGCCGTTTTATTTAGCTTGTAATAAGTCCTGATTGTTGTGGGCCTAGGTTTCATTTAATAAACTTGTATTGAATGTGTAAAACACTTAGTTTGTTCTTTTAGTGTTGAACTATGTTCTTGTTTCTAGTTTTTGCTTATATGTTAGGTTCTGTGAATTTTGAGAACAAGTTTTAAGCGCCCTGTACTGACTACTCGGGTCTTTGGTTGGTGTGTGGCGATTTTGTCGGCATAGACTTGGGCCTATGAGCCGGGTTCAGAGCGTGACatctttattaaattaattaaaaaataattgagctTTATCGAACTAACTAGCTAAACCCAAGCTTTAGAATTTCTTAACAAGTCTACCCAAAATTAACAAACGAAGCTCAAAATAAGACTCGGTTAAAAAAAGTGGTGAGTCAAAATTTAAACATGATCAAGCTCGGTTCTACCCGGCTCTTTTACGGCCCTAcattttttttgcataatttttCAAGCttgagtttattttaaaataatgcaaCTACAGTAAATTTTCATATGAATCCAACGACACCAATACCGTGCCACCGCACCGCACATTATTAAATGCATGAGAAACTAATTGAATGAATAAATACATGGTAAGTGAACAGTTATTCACAGTCCACAAttcctttatataaatataataaaatataataactacCCCATATAACAAGAAgaatcaaattattaattaattaataatagagaaTACAATAAATACTTGAGAGCCAGAAGACAATGTTGATCAAGTGAAGACTTGAAATAAATGGCACAGAGTCATGCCAAGGGGTGGGCTTAGGAAGTTGGCCGGATGGGTGGGTGGGTGTCTCAATGTTGCATTGGGAAGTGGGCATGGGCAAGACAACAGAACAAACAAGGTGCCATTGGAATTTAGTATGCAAGTAACACATGCACATGATGCATTTGTGCACTTGCTTCTTACTGTCTCTCTTGTGCTGTCCCCTTGTTGTATTTAACTTACATGCCCCTTCTATTACTGCTTATATTAATTTcgggttgttttttttaaaaaaaaaaagacttttgaTTAAGATTAGTATTCTATGGTAGGTCATGTTTATGTATAGttagttaattttatattatattatatatatatatatggaaatatttataattccaaataaaattaaaattttaaacaatattaaccataaattttattttgacatACCAGTTTTTTTAAAAGGGTGAGATAAAGAGAGGTAGAACTCTCCCGATATGTGTAACAACACGTAAAGTTGCAAATTTGAAACTGGCTTTTCAGTTTGAACCATGTTGCAAGCTCAATTTTGTCCTACACTgtctaattgaaaaatagtccatatgcaatatatatagagataattCCATCCTATGATATTCGTCTATTGGGATTATGGATCCCCACTATGTGTATCAAACTAATTTTTGAAATCATTTCGACCATTTAAATCCGCTGTGTGGGAGAGTACATTAGattgtaataaattattatttagtattgaaactaccttaataataataataataaaatacatgtacCCATGCGTCAATAATTGTGGAACATTAGGGTTATGTTTTTCACATGTTTCATTTATATTAGATGATAGTCCTTAAACCTacttttccttttaaaatatatttaactatttttataatatcataacCTTTTTGTTTCCCATTCCACCAAACCGGACCCTCACTTGGTGCTTCCGATCAAACACCATAGGATAAAAGTCCTATAAATTTAATCAACCTTGATTTACAATAATAACatttattatcaataaattaaaaaaaaaaaaaatcaagcataaCATTTATCCAATCACAACTTTTGACAGAGTTCCAGCTCCCCGATTACAGGAACCGTGCGGTTTGATACAATTtcaataacttataattttattttaataattcaaattttcaagaaaaatcagAGCTATTCCAATATTAATTCCTATAAATTTACAAACTAGAAACCTTTCTAGAATTAACATTAATCTCTTGTCTAATAACATCACGAAGTTCTTGAGCATGATCTCTCAATCCTCTTCCTTGATAGGCCTTGATCATGGTACTATAAGTTATCTTATCAGGCTTGCATCCACTGCTCTTCATTATTTCCAACACCTCCTTCATCTCTGCAAGGCAACCTGCTCTCCCATATGCATCAACCAAGCAGTTAAAGAACACAATGTCCAAAGTAACGTCCGAATTTTCAATGTATCTTAGTACTCCTTTAATTTTATCGACATCTTCCACTCGTCCGTAAGCTCTAACAAGTGAGCACAAAGTGACACAATTCGGTTTTATCCGCTCGGACTTCATTAACCGAAAGATGTACTCCATTTGTCGAAGGTCGCCCGCTCTCCCGAATGCATCAATGACAACATTGTAGGTGACAAGAGTCCATGAGAAGTAgtatttttgcatgtactccATCACTGAGCTCATTTTCTCGTATTTCTGAGATTTGCCATAAGAGTCAAGGAGAATGTTGAAGGTTTTGATGTTGGGGTTGATACCGGCACTTTGGAACTTGTCATAGCACTTCTCCATCATTTCAATTTGCCCGCTGCCACCGAAGGCTCGGAGTGTTGCGTTCATCGTCCAAACATCAGGCTTGCAGCTGCCATCCAGGAGCATTTCCCTGAGTGTAGATTCCATGTCTTCAAACCTGGTAAAGACAATGCAGATATGATTCAGATGTAGAATAAAAAACTacggtgaaaaaaaaaaccgatTTCATGAAAAGAGCACGCATAATGTACCTGCCTGCTTTACCATAAGCATCAACAAGAGTGTTGTATGTGACAGTGTTCGGCATGATTCCTTCGCTCTTCATATCAGAGAGTAACTCTTGGACTCTGTCAAATGCAAAGACTTGCAAGCATGACTTGATAAGAATGGAGTAGGTATAGATGTCGGGTTGGCAGCCATTAGTGTTTTTCATCTCATTGAGTAGGGAAAATGCTTCATCCAAGAGGCCACTCCTACTGTAGGCTGAAGCAAGTGCTGTGTATGATTCATGATTAACTATGCAGCCTTCGTCGATCATGGCTTGGAACAGGGCATGGGCTCGTTGAGGTTGTTTACACTTTCCAAGCATGACTATTAGTTTGATGTAAGTACCAGTATTAGGTTTGTACCAGAGTTGATCTCGGAGTAGCTCAAAGACCTGAATAACGCATCAAAAAACAGTATATCATCCCATACTGAATATGACATGGTCTTAATAGTTTGGTTAAGTATGATTTGTTTGAAATGTT
Proteins encoded in this region:
- the LOC120270409 gene encoding pentatricopeptide repeat-containing protein At5g48730, chloroplastic, whose amino-acid sequence is MMISVPSSLPIASCFPTRTMPVSPQDCFITRKSSKKKRKSSSRLVVVAVSQSQLERSKSTVDREKLKEREARERKEEVNRKVASKKAISIILRKEAAKAVIEKKRGGTNSRKLLPHTILEALHERITALRWESALKVFELLRDQLWYKPNTGTYIKLIVMLGKCKQPQRAHALFQAMIDEGCIVNHESYTALASAYSRSGLLDEAFSLLNEMKNTNGCQPDIYTYSILIKSCLQVFAFDRVQELLSDMKSEGIMPNTVTYNTLVDAYGKAGRFEDMESTLREMLLDGSCKPDVWTMNATLRAFGGSGQIEMMEKCYDKFQSAGINPNIKTFNILLDSYGKSQKYEKMSSVMEYMQKYYFSWTLVTYNVVIDAFGRAGDLRQMEYIFRLMKSERIKPNCVTLCSLVRAYGRVEDVDKIKGVLRYIENSDVTLDIVFFNCLVDAYGRAGCLAEMKEVLEIMKSSGCKPDKITYSTMIKAYQGRGLRDHAQELRDVIRQEINVNSRKVSSL